From the Lolium rigidum isolate FL_2022 chromosome 2, APGP_CSIRO_Lrig_0.1, whole genome shotgun sequence genome, one window contains:
- the LOC124686345 gene encoding 18.9 kDa heat shock protein-like, translated as MSMISSMLGRKQQPPPSPQQQQQQAAGQKTNGRTGSEAVEPMSIDILEPFMDAITLSAFTGPVLGHPTPFSTASMDWKETPTAHVFMADVPGLRKEEVKVEVEQERVLRISGQRARAAEEKGDRWRRVERSAERFVRTVRLPPDADTDGAGVHASIDNGVLTVTIPKDDGRKAHGRIIPITN; from the coding sequence ATGTCGATGATCTCCAGCATGCTGGGCCGgaagcagcagccgccgccgtcaccgcagcagcagcagcagcaagcggcGGGCCAGAAGACAAACGGCCGGACCGGCAGCGAGGCCGTGGAGCCGATGAGCATCGACATCCTGGAGCCGTTCATGGACGCCATCACGCTGTCGGCGTTCACGGGGCCGGTGCTGGGCCATCCGACGCCGTTCTCGACGGCGAGCATGGACTGGAAGGAGACCCCGACGGCGCACGTGTTCATGGCGGACGTGCCGGGCCTGCGGAAggaggaggtgaaggtggaggtggagcaggagCGGGTGCTCCGTATCAGCGGGCAACGCGCCCGCGCCGCCGAGGAGAAGGGCGACCGGTGGCGCCGCGTGGAGCGGAGCGCCGAGCGGTTCGTGCGCACCGTGCGGCTGCCgcccgacgccgacaccgacgGCGCCGGGGTGCATGCCTCGATCGACAACGGCGTGCTCACCGTCACCATCCCCAAGGACGACGGCAGGAAGGCCCACGGCAGGATCATCCCCATCACCAACTGA
- the LOC124686346 gene encoding uncharacterized protein LOC124686346, translating into MGFFRRIAGIFGGSRDDADHPDAAGGYSGGGDVPHEKVAAAAAAAAAAGHATRRGFSVQVPVPVDRPAPGPVLVPCHPGDGGVQGFRWYTRRLRIDEDGDVADEFLDEVLPENFANSDVAPVGRFQVKYNTRPTALAMRKQTVAVDGDIRHSLEHQGKLQWV; encoded by the exons ATGGGTTTCTTCCGCCGGATCGCCGGCATCTTCGGCGGCTCCAGGGACGACGCCGACCACCCCGACGCCGCCGGCGgctacagcggcggcggcgacgtcccgcACGAAAAGGTTgccgctgcggcggcggcggcggcggccgccggccacGCCACGAGGCGCGGTTTCAGCGTCCAGGTGCCCGTCCCCGTCGACCGGCCGGCACCCGGGCCCGTGCTGGTGCCCTGCCATCCGGGGGACGGCGGCGTCCAG GGTTTTCGGTGGTACACAAGGAGGCTGAGGATCGACGAAGACGGTGACGTCGCCGACGAGTTCTTGGACGAGGTTCTCCCGGAAAACTTTGCCAATAGCGACGTAGCTCCGGTCGGAAGGTTTCAAGTGAAATACAATACGAGACCAACCGCTCTAGCAATGAGAAAGCAGACGGTCGCCGTCGATGGCGACATCCGCCATAGCCTGGAGCACCAAGGGAAGCTCCAGTGGGTGTGA